CGAAGGGCTTCGGCAAGGACCGGCGGCTGCCGATCACGAACGGCTGGCGGGAGTCGGTCTGACGGGTCCGAGGTCCCCTCGGGGACCTCTGCCCGTGTGCCGGTGTCACCGTCACAGCGACGCCGTCTCCGAGGCGGTCGCCCACACGAACCCGTCCGGGTCGGTGAACGGCCCGGCGTCGCCGTGGATCGTGAGCCGGTGCGAGCCGCTGCCCTCGGGGGAGACGCCGGCGACCTTGGCGAGGCCGCGGCGCTTGTACAGCGCCAGCTTGACGGGGGCCGACTCGGTGGCGAACTCGACGTACTTGCCGCCGAAGCTCTTGCCGACCGTGAGGCCGTGCTCGACGTAGAACCGCTTGCTGGCCTTCACGTCCTCGACGCCGAGCAGGAGCACCAGCTCGTCGAAGCGCCGGGTCGCCGGGCCGGTGTTCTTCTTCGACGAGGACGCGATCTGCCAGATCGTCCCGTCCGGGGCCTGGACGACGCCCCCGTAGCCCCAGAGCGACTTGGCGGCGGGCTTCAGCGTCGTGGCGCCGGCCGCCACGGCCGCGTCGACGAGGGCGTCGACGTCGGCCGGCTGGGCGACGACGAGCGACAGCGTGAACCCGCGGAAGCCGGTGGTCGGCGCGTCCGAGGCCCGCAGGCGCACCTGGCCGCCCAGGACGAAGGCGGTGTCGTAGAAGCGTTCGGCGGCCGTCGGGTCGGCCACCTCGAGGGTGACGGATGCGAGGGAGGTCATGACTGCGACGCTAGCCGCGCTCCCGGGAACCGGCTTCTCGAATCCTGACCAGCCGCCGCTGATCAGGCGGGCCCCAGCGGGAGCTCGGCCAGTTCGGCCAGGACCCGGGCCGCCGGTGCCGGGGCGGTCAGCCACTTCAGGTGGCTGCCTTCGAGGGTGCGGACGTCGTA
This genomic stretch from Streptomyces sp. Go-475 harbors:
- a CDS encoding glyoxalase, translating into MTSLASVTLEVADPTAAERFYDTAFVLGGQVRLRASDAPTTGFRGFTLSLVVAQPADVDALVDAAVAAGATTLKPAAKSLWGYGGVVQAPDGTIWQIASSSKKNTGPATRRFDELVLLLGVEDVKASKRFYVEHGLTVGKSFGGKYVEFATESAPVKLALYKRRGLAKVAGVSPEGSGSHRLTIHGDAGPFTDPDGFVWATASETASL